From Sphingopyxis sp. USTB-05, the proteins below share one genomic window:
- the glyA gene encoding serine hydroxymethyltransferase has protein sequence MTTETLDKPIKSAGYFTDGVGTVDPAVAAAMKHELEREQYQIELIASENIVSKAVLEAQGSVFTNKYAEGYPGRRYYQGCAPSDEVETLAIDRAKQLFDCGYANVQPHSGAQANGAVMLALTKPGATIMGMSLDAGGHLTHGAPPAMSGKWYNAVQYGVRADDHLVDFDQVEALAKEHRPTLIIAGGSAYPRTLDFARFRAIADDVGALLMVDMAHFAGLVAGGAHPSPMEHAHVVTTTTHKTLRGPRGGMILTNDEAIAKRINSAVFPGLQGGPLMHVIAAKAVAFGEALRPEFKDYAKATIANAQALANRLKARGADVVAGGTDTHLALIDLRPLGVTGRDADEALERSAITCNKNGIPFDPLPPVKTSGIRVGSPAGTTRGFGIAEFEAIGDMVADVLEALRDKGEHGDADVEANVRGRVRALCERFPIYQG, from the coding sequence ATGACCACCGAAACGCTCGACAAGCCCATCAAATCGGCCGGTTATTTCACCGACGGCGTCGGCACTGTCGACCCCGCAGTCGCTGCGGCGATGAAGCATGAACTCGAACGCGAGCAATATCAGATCGAACTAATCGCGTCGGAGAATATCGTTTCCAAGGCGGTGCTTGAGGCGCAGGGCAGCGTTTTCACCAACAAATATGCCGAAGGCTATCCCGGCCGCCGCTATTATCAGGGCTGCGCGCCGTCGGACGAGGTCGAAACCCTCGCGATCGACCGCGCAAAGCAGCTCTTCGACTGCGGCTATGCCAATGTTCAGCCGCACTCGGGCGCGCAGGCGAACGGCGCGGTCATGCTGGCGCTGACCAAGCCCGGCGCGACGATCATGGGCATGAGCCTGGACGCCGGCGGCCACCTGACCCATGGCGCGCCGCCCGCCATGTCGGGCAAATGGTATAATGCCGTGCAATATGGCGTGCGCGCCGACGACCATCTCGTCGATTTCGACCAGGTCGAAGCGCTGGCGAAAGAACATCGCCCGACGCTGATCATCGCAGGCGGCTCCGCCTATCCGCGCACGCTGGATTTTGCACGTTTCCGCGCGATTGCCGACGATGTCGGTGCGCTGTTGATGGTCGACATGGCCCATTTTGCCGGCCTCGTCGCTGGCGGGGCGCATCCCTCGCCGATGGAGCATGCGCATGTCGTTACCACGACGACGCACAAGACGCTGCGCGGTCCGCGCGGCGGCATGATCCTGACCAATGACGAAGCGATCGCGAAGCGCATCAATTCGGCGGTCTTCCCTGGCCTGCAGGGCGGTCCGCTGATGCACGTCATCGCGGCAAAGGCAGTCGCGTTCGGCGAAGCGCTGCGCCCGGAGTTCAAGGACTATGCCAAGGCGACGATCGCCAACGCGCAGGCGCTCGCAAACCGGCTCAAGGCGCGCGGCGCCGATGTCGTCGCCGGCGGCACCGACACGCACCTCGCGCTGATCGACCTGCGCCCGCTGGGCGTCACCGGCCGCGACGCCGACGAGGCGCTCGAACGCAGCGCGATCACCTGCAACAAGAACGGCATCCCCTTCGATCCGCTGCCGCCGGTTAAGACCAGCGGCATTCGCGTCGGTTCGCCCGCCGGCACGACGCGCGGTTTCGGCATCGCCGAATTCGAAGCAATCGGCGACATGGTCGCCGACGTGCTCGAAGCGCTGCGCGACAAGGGCGAACATGGCGACGCCGATGTCGAGGCGAATGTCCGCGGCCGCGTTCGCGCACTTTGCGAACGCTTCCCCATTTATCAGGGATAG
- the nrdR gene encoding transcriptional regulator NrdR produces the protein MRCPYCGHEDSQVKDSRPTEDGAAIRRRRQCEDCGARFTTFERIQLREVAVLKADGGREPFDREKLMRSVQIACRKRPIDGARIERLVSGIQRQLETSGESEVHAQQIGAMVMEALKGFDNVAYIRFASVYRDFTEAKDFEDFASQVGDLGNG, from the coding sequence ATGCGCTGCCCCTATTGCGGACATGAAGACAGTCAGGTGAAGGACAGCCGTCCGACCGAGGACGGCGCAGCGATTCGCCGGCGGCGCCAGTGCGAGGATTGCGGCGCGCGCTTTACGACGTTCGAGCGCATCCAACTGCGCGAAGTTGCGGTGCTGAAAGCCGACGGCGGGCGCGAGCCCTTCGACCGCGAGAAACTGATGCGCAGCGTCCAGATCGCGTGCCGCAAGCGTCCGATCGACGGCGCGCGCATCGAACGACTGGTGTCGGGCATCCAGCGCCAGCTCGAAACATCGGGCGAGAGCGAAGTGCACGCGCAGCAGATCGGCGCGATGGTGATGGAGGCCCTCAAAGGCTTCGACAATGTGGCCTATATCCGCTTTGCCAGTGTCTATCGGGACTTTACCGAAGCCAAGGATTTCGAGGATTTTGCAAGTCAGGTCGGCGATCTCGGTAACGGTTAA
- a CDS encoding 2Fe-2S iron-sulfur cluster-binding protein, with product MMRVTFIHADGKARTEAEAEPGSILLDVAQAHMMPLEGTCEGQMACSTCHVIVAKEDFDRLPPASEMEEDMLDLAAGVRRTSRLSCQILLTADLDGLTVHIPPESRNMQGPR from the coding sequence CTGATGCGCGTCACCTTCATCCACGCCGACGGCAAGGCGCGCACGGAAGCCGAGGCCGAGCCCGGTTCAATCCTGCTCGACGTCGCGCAGGCGCATATGATGCCGCTTGAGGGGACCTGCGAGGGTCAGATGGCCTGCTCCACCTGTCATGTCATCGTCGCCAAGGAGGATTTCGACCGCCTACCGCCCGCAAGCGAGATGGAAGAAGATATGCTCGACCTCGCCGCCGGCGTGCGGCGCACGAGCCGCCTGTCGTGCCAGATATTGCTGACCGCCGACCTCGACGGCCTCACCGTGCACATTCCCCCCGAAAGCCGCAATATGCAGGGACCCCGATGA
- a CDS encoding RNA methyltransferase: MQKPLIVLVRPQLGENIGKAARAMLNFGLTELRLVAPRDGWPNPDAGPAASGADVVLAEAQVFDTLADAVADCTTIYATTVRKRGVTKPVLTPEAAAREVHASAGRSAYIFGPERSGLETDDVTLAHKIVTVPINPEFASLNLAQAVILLAYEWSKGVALASPPEVPLDPPAPHAEMEELIGHLVRDLDKSGYFFPPERKEMTLRTLRTALTKTGWSYNDIRMMHGIITSLGRTPRAR, from the coding sequence ATGCAAAAACCCCTGATTGTCCTCGTTCGCCCGCAATTGGGTGAGAATATCGGCAAAGCAGCGCGCGCGATGCTCAATTTCGGGCTGACCGAACTGCGCCTCGTCGCCCCGCGCGACGGCTGGCCCAATCCCGATGCGGGGCCGGCAGCGTCGGGCGCCGATGTCGTACTGGCCGAGGCGCAGGTTTTCGACACCCTCGCCGACGCGGTCGCCGACTGCACGACCATCTATGCGACCACAGTGCGCAAGCGCGGCGTGACCAAGCCGGTGCTGACCCCCGAAGCCGCCGCGCGCGAGGTGCACGCCAGCGCGGGGCGCTCCGCCTATATCTTCGGCCCCGAACGCTCGGGGCTCGAAACCGACGATGTTACCTTGGCGCACAAGATCGTGACCGTGCCGATCAATCCCGAATTCGCCTCGCTCAACCTCGCACAAGCGGTGATCCTGCTCGCCTATGAATGGTCGAAGGGCGTCGCGCTAGCCAGCCCGCCCGAAGTGCCGCTCGACCCGCCCGCGCCGCACGCCGAAATGGAAGAACTGATCGGGCATCTGGTGCGCGACCTCGACAAGAGCGGCTATTTTTTCCCGCCCGAGCGCAAGGAAATGACGCTCCGCACATTGCGCACCGCGCTCACCAAGACCGGCTGGTCGTATAACGACATCCGGATGATGCACGGGATCATTACATCGCTGGGCCGCACGCCAAGGGCGCGATAA
- the rpiB gene encoding ribose 5-phosphate isomerase B, which yields MRIAIASDHAAYELKAVLADWLREKGHEVEDLGTNGPESVDYPDYGYKLGEAIADGRAERGVALCGSGIGISISVNRNPAARCALVSEPLSAKLSREHNDANVIAMGARLTGIDMAKACLDAFLTTEFADDRHARRVDKLSNPPQLETSR from the coding sequence ATGCGCATCGCCATCGCCTCCGACCACGCCGCTTACGAGCTGAAAGCAGTGCTTGCCGACTGGCTGCGCGAAAAGGGGCATGAGGTCGAAGATCTCGGTACCAACGGCCCCGAAAGCGTGGATTATCCCGATTATGGCTACAAGCTCGGTGAAGCGATCGCCGACGGCCGCGCGGAACGCGGCGTCGCGCTTTGCGGATCGGGTATCGGCATCTCGATCTCGGTCAACCGCAACCCAGCCGCACGCTGCGCGCTCGTGTCGGAGCCGCTGTCGGCAAAATTGTCGCGCGAGCATAATGACGCGAACGTCATCGCGATGGGCGCGCGCCTGACCGGCATCGACATGGCCAAGGCCTGCCTCGACGCCTTCCTTACCACCGAATTCGCCGACGACCGCCATGCGCGCCGCGTCGACAAACTTTCCAACCCGCCGCAACTGGAGACCAGCCGATGA
- a CDS encoding YbaB/EbfC family nucleoid-associated protein — MKSIEEMMKAAQEAAATVQAQMQEAQAKLDSVEVEGVSGGGLVKITATAKGRIKAIHIDDSLMVPSDKQMLEDLLAAAFNDAREKADAASNEEMGKMTSGLPLPPGFKLPF; from the coding sequence ATGAAATCGATCGAAGAAATGATGAAGGCGGCGCAGGAAGCCGCAGCCACCGTGCAAGCGCAGATGCAGGAGGCGCAGGCGAAGCTCGACAGCGTCGAGGTCGAAGGCGTTTCGGGCGGCGGTCTTGTGAAAATCACCGCGACTGCGAAAGGCCGCATCAAGGCGATCCACATCGACGATAGTCTCATGGTTCCCTCGGACAAGCAGATGCTTGAAGACCTACTTGCCGCCGCGTTCAATGACGCGCGCGAAAAGGCCGATGCGGCGAGCAACGAGGAAATGGGCAAGATGACGAGCGGCTTGCCGCTCCCCCCGGGCTTCAAGCTGCCGTTTTGA
- a CDS encoding cysteine desulfurase family protein, with the protein MIYLDYQATTPLAPEAREAMLRWLEEPGEGEGFANPSSTHKAGRAAAAAVEVARDQVAALLPKGGRVFFTSGATEALNWALLRGADAMPGGVAGLSIEHAASLQCLERLNATILPVDGAGLALPPDDALIPEGGIVATMLVNNEVGTIQPVDDFAAAAHAKNSLLLCDAVQGYGRVAIPEDADLIAISAHKIHGPKGIGALWIKDGVDLPPLMFGGAQEQGMRSGTVSPALCAGFGAAAALAAERFDADAAHVERLWSLALDMLPEWTINGDATRRYHGNLNVRRKGVNGLRLMSDAREIAFSLGSACGSGSGKVSHVLRAMGISEADARASIRLGWGRYTSEQELRDGLTAIREAARLQGVN; encoded by the coding sequence ATGATTTATCTCGATTATCAGGCCACGACGCCGCTCGCTCCCGAGGCACGCGAGGCGATGCTGCGCTGGCTGGAGGAGCCGGGTGAGGGAGAGGGGTTCGCCAACCCATCAAGTACGCACAAGGCTGGCCGCGCCGCGGCCGCCGCGGTCGAGGTCGCACGCGATCAGGTTGCGGCGCTATTACCCAAAGGAGGCCGCGTTTTCTTCACTTCGGGTGCGACCGAAGCGCTTAACTGGGCGCTACTGCGCGGGGCGGATGCGATGCCGGGCGGTGTCGCGGGTCTCAGCATCGAACATGCCGCCTCGCTGCAATGTCTTGAACGGCTGAACGCCACCATCCTGCCCGTCGATGGCGCTGGGCTGGCGCTGCCGCCCGATGACGCGTTGATCCCCGAGGGCGGCATCGTCGCAACGATGCTCGTGAATAACGAGGTCGGGACGATCCAGCCGGTCGACGACTTCGCCGCTGCCGCGCATGCAAAGAACAGCCTGCTGCTCTGCGACGCGGTGCAGGGTTATGGCCGCGTCGCGATTCCCGAAGATGCCGACCTGATCGCCATCTCGGCGCACAAGATCCACGGGCCGAAGGGGATCGGCGCGCTGTGGATCAAGGATGGCGTCGACCTGCCGCCGCTGATGTTCGGGGGAGCGCAGGAGCAGGGGATGCGATCGGGAACCGTGTCGCCCGCTCTGTGCGCCGGTTTCGGCGCAGCCGCGGCGCTTGCGGCCGAACGCTTCGATGCCGATGCGGCGCATGTTGAGCGACTCTGGTCGCTTGCACTCGACATGCTCCCCGAATGGACGATCAACGGCGATGCGACCCGCCGTTATCACGGCAATCTCAACGTCCGGCGCAAAGGCGTGAACGGCCTGCGCCTTATGTCCGATGCGCGCGAAATCGCCTTCTCGCTTGGCAGCGCATGCGGCAGCGGGTCGGGCAAGGTGAGCCATGTGCTGCGCGCGATGGGGATCAGTGAAGCCGATGCCCGCGCCTCGATCCGTCTCGGCTGGGGGCGTTATACGAGCGAACAGGAATTGCGCGATGGTCTCACCGCGATCCGGGAAGCCGCACGGCTGCAGGGTGTGAACTGA
- a CDS encoding DNA polymerase III subunit gamma/tau, with the protein MLGMDLPETAPQPSSGPYRVLARKYRPQTFAELIGQDAMVRTLGNAIARDRLAHAFLMTGVRGVGKTSTARLIAKALNCIGPDGQGGPTIDPCGVCEPCRAITEGRHIDVIEMDAASNTGVDDVREIIEAVRYAAVSARYKIYIIDEVHMLSRNAFNALLKTLEEPPPHVKFLFATTEVNKVPVTVLSRCQRFDLRRITPDMLFAHFSAILQKEGVEAEAPAIWLIANAAEGSVRDGLSILDQAIAHADLDGGGMIGAAQVRVMLGLSDRTSIAQLMATILEGDAGGAIDLARAQYALGIEPVAMVRGLMDLTHAITLAKVSRHDDPALAEADRERIGDWAKKLGFAPLNRLWQLLLKGHDEVLRANNPLEHLEMLLLRVIYAAAMPDPGELAKLLEKGGVPTMPLAAPAAPASQENMAAEPVAAAPMPTADTAQVPASALTVAQIHQLLESTGNHRLAVDVYDHMRIISLEPGSLIFAPVAALGAAFARDLGEALLAATGSRWQVRAGEGEGRPSLGDVRTAKLADNDARIRELPVVKAALAAFPDARLVEDDDNRHRSNP; encoded by the coding sequence ATGCTGGGAATGGACCTGCCCGAGACGGCGCCGCAGCCGTCGAGTGGGCCATACCGCGTTCTTGCCCGCAAATATCGCCCGCAAACCTTTGCCGAACTGATCGGGCAGGATGCGATGGTGCGCACGCTTGGCAACGCGATCGCGCGCGACCGGCTGGCCCACGCATTTCTGATGACCGGGGTGCGTGGGGTCGGCAAGACATCGACCGCGCGCTTGATCGCCAAGGCATTGAACTGCATCGGTCCGGACGGGCAGGGTGGTCCGACAATTGACCCGTGCGGCGTGTGCGAGCCGTGCCGCGCGATTACCGAGGGGCGCCATATCGACGTGATCGAAATGGACGCCGCATCGAACACCGGCGTGGATGACGTGCGCGAGATTATCGAGGCGGTGCGCTATGCGGCGGTCTCGGCGCGCTACAAGATCTACATCATCGACGAAGTGCATATGTTGTCGCGTAACGCGTTCAATGCGCTTCTGAAAACGCTCGAAGAGCCGCCGCCGCACGTCAAATTCCTGTTCGCGACGACCGAAGTCAACAAGGTGCCAGTGACGGTGTTGTCGCGCTGTCAGCGCTTCGACCTACGCCGCATTACCCCCGACATGCTGTTCGCGCATTTCAGCGCGATTCTGCAGAAAGAGGGCGTCGAGGCAGAGGCGCCTGCGATCTGGCTGATCGCGAACGCCGCGGAGGGCTCGGTACGCGACGGGCTGTCGATCCTGGATCAGGCGATTGCCCACGCGGACCTCGATGGCGGCGGGATGATCGGCGCGGCGCAGGTGCGCGTGATGCTCGGACTGTCCGATCGCACGTCGATCGCGCAGTTGATGGCAACGATATTGGAAGGCGATGCGGGCGGCGCGATCGATCTGGCGCGTGCACAATATGCGCTGGGGATCGAGCCGGTTGCGATGGTGCGGGGACTGATGGACCTGACCCATGCGATCACTCTCGCCAAAGTCTCACGCCACGACGATCCAGCGCTTGCCGAGGCCGACCGCGAACGCATTGGCGACTGGGCGAAAAAACTAGGTTTCGCGCCGCTCAACCGGCTGTGGCAATTGCTGCTCAAGGGGCATGACGAAGTGCTCCGCGCGAATAATCCGCTCGAACATCTCGAAATGCTGTTGCTGCGCGTGATCTACGCCGCTGCGATGCCCGATCCCGGCGAGCTTGCAAAATTGCTCGAAAAGGGCGGGGTGCCGACGATGCCGCTCGCCGCGCCGGCGGCACCAGCGTCGCAGGAAAACATGGCGGCCGAACCCGTCGCTGCGGCCCCCATGCCGACGGCCGACACGGCCCAGGTGCCCGCCTCGGCACTGACCGTCGCGCAGATTCACCAGCTCCTCGAAAGCACCGGAAATCATCGTCTTGCGGTCGATGTCTATGATCATATGCGAATCATCAGCCTCGAACCCGGAAGCCTCATTTTTGCCCCCGTCGCGGCGCTCGGCGCGGCGTTCGCGCGCGATCTGGGTGAGGCGTTGCTTGCGGCGACGGGCAGCCGTTGGCAGGTTCGCGCAGGCGAAGGGGAAGGGCGGCCGAGCCTTGGCGACGTGCGCACCGCGAAACTGGCCGACAATGACGCGCGAATTCGCGAATTGCCTGTCGTAAAGGCCGCTTTGGCGGCTTTTCCCGACGCAAGGCTTGTCGAGGACGACGACAATCGGCATAGGTCGAACCCATGA
- the bla gene encoding class A beta-lactamase produces the protein MMRMTLAAIALLGLSGCATVPGEPLGDSVIAAKAIRDVERRSGGRLGIAVVDARGKLVSADRGHERFAMCSTFKLLLAGQVFERAAEGVSLRTPLPFERGELVSYSPGTEKLIGPDGKGEQRLGFAARDAVVLSDNMAANLILEQIGGPAAFTAALRRSGDAVTRLDRIEPDLNENAPGDERDTTSPIAMATSAAAYIYGSRLKPDHRTQLRGWMIESATGLKRIRAGLPQGWIAGDKTGTCGTAYNDVAFVETPGGRKYVIAIYLDRPAVEGDVASAVIAEATRIVAADLPN, from the coding sequence ATGATGCGGATGACGCTCGCGGCAATTGCGCTGCTCGGCTTATCCGGCTGCGCCACGGTGCCCGGCGAACCACTGGGCGATTCCGTGATCGCCGCCAAGGCGATCCGCGATGTCGAACGGCGGAGCGGCGGTCGGCTCGGGATCGCGGTCGTCGATGCTCGCGGAAAGCTTGTTTCGGCGGATCGCGGACACGAACGCTTCGCCATGTGTTCGACGTTCAAGCTGCTGCTGGCGGGGCAAGTGTTCGAGCGTGCGGCCGAGGGCGTATCGTTGCGCACACCGCTGCCCTTTGAGCGCGGCGAGCTTGTTTCCTATTCGCCGGGAACCGAAAAGCTGATCGGGCCGGACGGGAAGGGGGAGCAACGGCTCGGCTTTGCTGCGCGCGATGCCGTGGTTCTCAGCGACAATATGGCAGCGAACCTGATCCTGGAGCAGATCGGCGGTCCCGCCGCTTTCACGGCGGCGCTGCGCCGTTCAGGTGACGCGGTGACGCGGCTCGACCGGATCGAGCCCGATCTCAATGAAAATGCGCCGGGCGACGAGCGTGACACGACCAGCCCGATCGCGATGGCGACGAGCGCTGCGGCCTATATCTACGGCAGCCGGCTGAAACCCGACCATCGCACGCAATTGCGCGGATGGATGATCGAGAGCGCGACCGGGTTGAAGCGCATTCGTGCAGGATTGCCGCAGGGCTGGATCGCCGGTGACAAAACGGGCACATGCGGCACCGCTTACAATGACGTCGCCTTTGTCGAGACGCCCGGCGGGCGAAAATATGTCATTGCCATCTATCTCGATCGTCCGGCGGTCGAGGGCGATGTCGCCAGTGCGGTCATCGCCGAGGCGACGCGCATCGTTGCGGCCGATCTGCCCAACTGA
- the lon gene encoding endopeptidase La, with translation MTQSYPLLPLRDIVVFPHMIVPLFVGRDRSVAALEAAMESDKEIFLVAQLDPGEDDPQRDDLYDVGVIATVLQLLKLPDGTVRVLVEGKERAKLLGLANEDKAVMASVKPIGDTVDDSVDTAALMRSVVDQFENYAKLNKKMPAETAVQLSQIEDASRLADSVAGNLNIKVSDKQALLVEDAPSKRLEMVFAFMEGELGVLQVEKKIRGRVKRQMEKSQREYYLNEQLKAIQRELGNDNGEGGDDLAELQLKIDSLKMSKEAKAKANAELKKLRAMAPMSAEATVVRNYLDTLIGLPWGKKSKLKKDIAKAQAVLDDDHYALEKVKDRIVEYLAVQARTNKLKGPILCLVGPPGVGKTSLGRSIAKATGREFVRQSLGGVRDEAEIRGHRRTYIGSLPGKIVTNLKKAGTMNPLFLLDEIDKLGQDFRGDPASALLEVLDPEQNGKFQDHYLEVDVDLSDVMFVTTANSLNLPQPLLDRMEIIRLEGYTEDEKVEIAKLHLIAKQVEAHGLKAGEFELTEEGLRDLIRYYTREAGVRTLEREIARLARKALRRILEGKAETVTVTPENLSEFAGVRKFRHGMGDLEDQVGAVTGLAWTEVGGELLTIEAVTASGKGQVRTTGKLGEVMTESVQAALSFVKARAPAYGIKPSLFARKDIHIHLPEGAVPKDGPSAGVGMVTAMISTLTGIAVRRDVAMTGEVTLRGRVLAIGGLKEKLLAALRGGIKTVLIPEENEKDLVEIPANITSGLKIIPVSHVDQVLAEALVSPVVPIEWTEADELAASPPIASGNDPETTIRH, from the coding sequence ATGACGCAATCTTATCCCCTTCTTCCGCTGCGTGACATCGTCGTTTTCCCGCACATGATTGTGCCGCTCTTTGTTGGACGCGACCGTTCGGTCGCCGCGCTTGAAGCCGCGATGGAATCCGACAAGGAAATCTTTCTCGTGGCGCAGCTCGATCCGGGCGAAGACGATCCGCAGCGCGACGATCTTTATGATGTCGGCGTGATCGCCACCGTGCTCCAGCTTTTGAAGCTGCCCGACGGCACCGTCCGCGTACTCGTCGAAGGCAAGGAGCGTGCGAAACTGCTCGGCCTCGCCAACGAAGACAAGGCCGTGATGGCAAGCGTCAAGCCGATCGGCGACACGGTTGACGACAGCGTCGACACCGCCGCACTGATGCGCTCGGTCGTCGACCAGTTCGAAAATTACGCCAAGCTCAACAAGAAGATGCCCGCCGAAACCGCGGTGCAATTGTCGCAGATTGAGGATGCCTCGCGTCTTGCCGACTCCGTTGCAGGCAATCTCAACATCAAGGTGTCCGACAAGCAGGCACTGCTCGTCGAGGATGCGCCGTCGAAGCGGCTCGAGATGGTCTTCGCGTTCATGGAGGGCGAGCTTGGCGTTCTGCAGGTCGAAAAGAAGATCCGCGGCCGCGTGAAGCGCCAGATGGAAAAGAGCCAGCGCGAATATTATCTCAACGAACAGTTGAAGGCGATCCAGCGCGAGCTCGGCAACGATAATGGCGAGGGCGGCGACGATCTGGCCGAGCTGCAGCTCAAGATCGACAGCCTCAAAATGTCGAAGGAAGCCAAGGCCAAGGCGAACGCCGAACTCAAGAAGTTGCGCGCGATGGCGCCGATGTCGGCCGAAGCGACCGTTGTCCGCAACTATCTCGACACGCTGATCGGCCTGCCGTGGGGCAAGAAGTCGAAGCTCAAGAAGGATATCGCGAAGGCGCAAGCCGTCCTCGACGACGACCATTATGCGCTCGAAAAGGTCAAGGACCGGATCGTCGAATATCTGGCGGTTCAGGCGCGTACGAACAAGCTGAAGGGGCCGATCCTGTGCCTCGTCGGCCCTCCGGGCGTCGGCAAAACCTCGCTCGGCCGGTCGATTGCGAAGGCGACGGGCCGCGAGTTCGTGCGCCAGTCGCTTGGCGGCGTGCGCGACGAGGCCGAGATTCGCGGCCATCGCCGCACCTATATCGGCTCGCTGCCGGGCAAGATCGTGACGAACCTCAAAAAGGCCGGCACGATGAACCCGCTGTTCCTGCTCGACGAGATCGACAAGCTGGGCCAGGATTTCCGCGGCGATCCGGCATCGGCGCTGCTCGAAGTGCTCGACCCCGAACAGAATGGCAAATTCCAGGACCATTATCTGGAGGTCGATGTCGACCTGTCGGACGTGATGTTCGTCACGACCGCCAACTCGCTGAACCTGCCGCAGCCGTTGCTCGACCGCATGGAGATCATCCGGCTCGAAGGCTATACCGAGGATGAGAAGGTCGAGATCGCGAAGTTGCATCTGATCGCCAAGCAGGTCGAGGCGCATGGCCTGAAAGCGGGCGAATTCGAGCTGACCGAAGAAGGGCTGCGCGACCTCATCCGCTATTACACCCGCGAAGCCGGCGTCCGCACGCTCGAACGCGAGATCGCGCGTCTCGCGCGCAAGGCGCTGCGCCGCATTCTCGAAGGCAAGGCCGAAACCGTCACCGTGACGCCGGAGAATCTCTCCGAATTCGCGGGCGTGCGCAAATTCCGCCACGGCATGGGCGACCTGGAAGATCAGGTCGGCGCCGTGACAGGGCTTGCATGGACCGAGGTCGGCGGCGAATTGCTGACGATCGAAGCCGTGACCGCGTCGGGCAAGGGGCAGGTGCGCACCACCGGCAAGCTTGGTGAAGTGATGACCGAGTCGGTACAGGCCGCGCTGTCGTTCGTGAAGGCGCGCGCGCCGGCATACGGCATCAAGCCCAGCCTGTTCGCGCGCAAGGACATCCATATCCACTTGCCCGAGGGTGCGGTGCCAAAGGATGGCCCGTCGGCCGGCGTTGGTATGGTCACCGCAATGATTTCAACGCTGACCGGCATTGCGGTGCGCCGCGACGTTGCGATGACCGGTGAAGTCACGCTGCGTGGCCGCGTGCTTGCGATCGGCGGGCTCAAGGAAAAGCTGCTCGCAGCGCTGCGCGGCGGCATCAAAACGGTGCTGATCCCGGAAGAGAATGAGAAGGACCTCGTTGAAATTCCGGCGAATATCACGAGCGGGCTCAAGATCATTCCGGTCAGCCATGTCGATCAGGTCCTTGCCGAGGCGTTGGTCTCACCCGTTGTGCCGATCGAATGGACCGAGGCCGACGAACTGGCGGCATCCCCGCCGATCGCGTCTGGAAACGACCCCGAAACGACGATTCGTCACTGA
- a CDS encoding HU family DNA-binding protein — protein MNKQDLIAAVADSSGLTKGDASKAVEAVFDAITGSLKKGGEVRLVGFGTFAVSKRKASTGRNPRTGETMTIAASNQPKFKAGKALKDAVN, from the coding sequence ATGAACAAACAAGACCTGATCGCCGCCGTCGCTGACTCGAGCGGCCTGACCAAGGGTGACGCGAGCAAGGCCGTTGAGGCCGTGTTCGACGCAATCACCGGTTCGCTGAAGAAGGGCGGCGAAGTCCGTCTCGTTGGCTTCGGCACCTTCGCGGTCAGCAAGCGCAAGGCATCGACCGGTCGCAACCCGCGCACCGGCGAAACGATGACCATCGCGGCGTCGAACCAGCCGAAGTTCAAGGCCGGTAAGGCCCTTAAGGACGCCGTCAACTAA
- a CDS encoding alpha/beta hydrolase — MPDVIFPGPEGRIEGRFSPPPRPRAPVALILHPHPQGGGTMNDRITQAMYKSFVARGFAVLRFNFRGVGRSQGTFDNGIGELSDAASALDWVQSIHPEAQTTWIAGFSFGAWIGMQLLMRRPEIRGFLSVAPPANMYDFSFLAPCPSSGIIVAGGQDEIVPPSAVQKLVDKLRTQKGITIHHDEIPRANHFFEHELDQLMKSLDNYLDMRLAPDSPIR, encoded by the coding sequence ATGCCCGACGTCATTTTCCCCGGCCCCGAAGGCCGCATCGAAGGCCGATTCTCGCCGCCGCCGCGTCCGCGCGCGCCAGTTGCGCTGATCCTTCACCCGCATCCGCAGGGCGGCGGCACGATGAACGACCGCATCACGCAGGCGATGTACAAGAGCTTCGTCGCGCGCGGTTTTGCGGTGCTTCGCTTCAATTTCCGCGGCGTCGGCCGCAGCCAGGGCACGTTCGACAACGGCATCGGTGAACTGAGCGATGCCGCATCGGCGCTCGACTGGGTCCAGTCGATCCATCCCGAAGCGCAGACAACGTGGATCGCGGGCTTCAGCTTCGGCGCGTGGATCGGCATGCAGCTTTTGATGCGCCGCCCCGAAATCCGCGGCTTCCTGTCGGTCGCGCCGCCGGCGAACATGTATGACTTCAGCTTCCTCGCGCCCTGCCCCTCGTCGGGCATCATCGTCGCGGGCGGGCAGGATGAGATCGTGCCGCCCAGCGCGGTGCAGAAGCTGGTCGACAAGCTGCGCACGCAAAAGGGCATCACGATCCATCACGACGAGATTCCGCGCGCCAATCACTTTTTCGAGCATGAGCTCGACCAGTTGATGAAGTCGCTCGATAACTATCTGGATATGCGGCTCGCGCCCGACTCGCCGATCCGCTGA